A DNA window from Argopecten irradians isolate NY chromosome 10, Ai_NY, whole genome shotgun sequence contains the following coding sequences:
- the LOC138333882 gene encoding thyrotropin-releasing hormone receptor-like: MAGNYSNESVPLRFDSVEDTLGYIIAMELITWGFPIIIFIGTFGNVLSFIIMMRREMRQTPTFFYLATLAVADTVVLYLSALKTWIRIMTGFELLHMSTAACKTFIFTIHFSLHLSAWLIVAVTIERFLAVWFPLRANRMCSLSRAKFVTFMIVLTFVLVNVYLFWTAELLLDPSRPPGSQAICAAYAYENFVCNVFPWVNLLLYSFLPFGILLVFNSLIVVSLVRNKGIFSNMTKDDRIARYRHRRLAFTLLVISFVWIVTTLPRSVYDLLKGRPKTLDEMGNQVLGKVICFILMYINHSINFFLYCLTGQRFRMEFVKFMCQWKQSKNPPKARLTFKSSVSMGSGQETTSSLPLMITPSRETGPFD; the protein is encoded by the coding sequence ATGGCTGGTAACTACAGTAATGAGTCGGTTCCTCTGAGGTTTGATAGCGTTGAGGACACCCTTGGATACATCATCGCCATGGAACTCATCACTTGGGGTTTCCCGATCATTATCTTTATTGGAACTTTCGGCAATGTATTAAGCTTTATCATCATGATGCGACGAGAGATGCGGCAGACTCCGACGTTTTTCTATTTGGCCACTCTGGCAGTGGCGGACACGGTGGTGCTGTACCTAAGTGCACTAAAGACCTGGATCAGGATCATGACAGGGTTTGAACTGCTGCATATGAGCACTGCTGCCTGTAAGACATTCATATTCACAATACACTTCTCCTTGCACTTGTCAGCATGGCTGATTGTGGCAGTGACTATCGAGCGCTTTCTGGCTGTCTGGTTTCCTCTAAGAGCCAACAGGATGTGCAGTCTCTCGCGTGCCAAATTTGTCACATTTATGATCGTGTTAACCTTCGTACTGGTGAATGTTTATCTGTTTTGGACAGCAGAGTTGCTTCTTGATCCCTCCCGACCCCCAGGGTCTCAAGCTATATGTGCTGCGTACGCTTATGAAAATTTTGTGTGTAATGTGTTTCCCTGGGTCAATCTGCTGCTGTACTCATTCCTGCCTTTTGGGATCCTATTGGTATTTAACTCACTCATTGTCGTATCTCTTGTACGAAACAAAGGCATCTTCAGCAACATGACAAAAGACGATCGTATCGCCCGCTACAGACACCGTCGCCTCGCCTTCACCTTACTGGTCATTTCGTTTGTTTGGATTGTAACTACCCTGCCACGCTCTGTGTACGACCTATTGAAAGGAAGGCCAAAGACCTTAGATGAAATGGGCAACCAGGTTTTGGGAAAAGTTATCTGCTTTATCCTTATGTACATCAACCAttccatcaatttttttttgtactgtCTGACCGGCCAGCGGTTCCGTATGGAGTTTGTTAAGTTCATGTGCCAGTGGAAACAGAGCAAGAACCCGCCCAAGGCTAGACTGACCTTCAAGTCGAGTGTGAGTATGGGGTCAGGTCAGGAAACAACGAGTTCCCTACCGCTTATGATTACACCCTCGCGGGAAACGGGTCCTTTTGATTAA